In a genomic window of Rhopalosiphum maidis isolate BTI-1 chromosome 4, ASM367621v3, whole genome shotgun sequence:
- the LOC113553841 gene encoding probable cytosolic iron-sulfur protein assembly protein Ciao1 isoform X2, producing MTGKLKAICTLKGHSGIVWNASWHPKGLMLASCGEDKTIRLWNYKDGDKSTLKCLLADGHQRTVRAIAWSLCGQSLASASFDATIAIWDNKSGQFECNATLEGHENEVKSVAWSRSGSMLATCSRDKSVWVWEVWEDNEYECAAVLNAHSQDVKKVVWHPHEDILASASYDNSVKLYMEDASDKEWTCVGTLSSHTSTVWSLAFDKTGDRIVTSSDDRTLKIWQKYLPGNPEGISVKDGNFVYKCVCTISGFHTRPIYDVAWCHLTDLIATACGDNSIRIFKEEELSDRNQPSFSCVSHVNEAHLQDINSVQWNPVVKGVLASCSDDGLVKIWKMEST from the exons atgacTGGAAAATTAAAAGCTATTTGTACATTAAAAGGACATTCTGGTATTGTATGGAATGCATCATGGCATCCTAAAGGACTGATGTTGGCTTCCTGTGGTGAAGATAAAACTATCAGACTGTGGAATTACAAGGATGGTGATAAAAGCACATTAAAGTGTTTACTAGCTGATGGTCACCAGCGTACCGTTAGGGCAATTGCATGGTCGCTTTGCGGTCAAAGTTTAGCATCAGCTAGTTTTGATGCCACTATAGCAATTTGGGATAACAAATCTGGACAGTTTGAATGTAATGCAACACTAGAAGGTCATGAAAATGAAGTTAAAAGTGTGGCATGGTCTAGATCAGGCTCAATGTTGGCGACGTGTAGCCGTGATAAATCTGTATGGGTATGGGAAGTATGGGAGGATAATGAATATGAATGTGCAGCTGTCTTAAATGCACATTCACAAGATGTTAAGAAAGTAGTATGGCATCCCCACGAAGATATATTGGCATCTGCTAGTTATGACAACAGTGTCAAGTTGTATATGGAGGATGCATCAGACAAAGAATGGACTTGTGTGGGTACTTTGAGCTCACACACATCAACTGTCTGGAGTTTAGCGTTTGACAAGACTGGTGATCGAATTGTGACTAGTAGTGATGATCGGACATTAAAGATTTGGCAAAAATATCTCCctg gtAATCCTGAAGGAATTTCTGTTAAAGATGGAAATTTTGTGTACAAATGTGTATGCACAATCAGTGGATTTCATACAAGACCAATTTATGATGTTGCTTGGTGCCATTTGACAGATCTAATTGCCACGGCATGTGGTGATAATtctataagaatatttaaagaagAAGAGTTATCCGACCGTAATCAACCCTCATTCTCATGTGTTTCACATGTGAATGAAGCTCATTTACAAGATATAAATTCTGTTCAATGGAATCCTGTAGTTAAAGGTGTTTTAGCATCTTGTAGTGATGATGGATTGGTAAAAATTTGGAAAATGGAATCAACATAA
- the LOC113550318 gene encoding uncharacterized protein LOC113550318, whose product MPPDISDRTRVSGDKLLYSRVVPSTMPGVCSDPNFFETTVEPLLAAGREGDLCEWLKKNGLIAKEQKCPNNECLTTEKMQWHRARVVDKFNWVCLECKKKVPARHASFFADFKCELGYALKVIDSWCKNMPLSDVSGEGRTKVNVAKRIYNGCAQVAEWQLKKIVGDFKLGGTDVVVIVDVFPDGNMSLEVPTTSHNNNFSKRVLCIADTAHVPVRVWASLLDGSNKENSKIVEMVKNHVMLGSTIVTNEMLYPLLHNLPGIGEVISTEALMNLDINHDHKSLKNLETIWATTVEACIQLQDMSTTHAEQHLYELQWRQMYGFIALPSMIQQIVEYTAYNNPICPPLPSIWPTN is encoded by the exons ATGCCTCCGGATATTAGCGA TCGTACGCGCGTAAGCGGCGACAAATTATTGTACAGTCGTGTCGTGCCGTCCACCATGCCGGGTGTTTGCAGCGATCCAAACTTTTTCGAGACCACTGTCGAGCCGCTGCTCGCGGCCGGCCGCGAGGGCGATCTGTGCGAGTGGCTTAAGAAGAACGGACTAATAGCCAAGGAACAGAAGTGCCCAAATAACGAGTGTCTGACCACAGAAAAGATGCAGTGGCATCGTGCACGAGTTGTTGACAAGTTCAATTGGGTGTGCCTGGAGTGCAAAAAGAAGGTGCCTGCCAGGCACGCGTCCTTCTTTGCCGACTTCAAATGCGAATTGGGTTATGCCTTGAAAGTCATTGACA gTTGGTGCAAGAATATGCCACTCAGTGACGTCAGTGGAGAAGGTAGGACCAAAGTAAATGTAGCCAAACGTATTTACAACGGATGCGCTCAAGTGGCCGAATGgcagttgaaaaaaatagtcgGCGACTTCAAACTTGGTGGCACTGATGTTGTTGTCATCGTAGATGTGTTTCCAGATGGCAACATGAGTTTAGAAGTACCAACCAcatctcataataataatttttctaaaagagTACTATGCATTGCTGACACGGCCCATGTACCTGTTCGCGTTTGGGCAAGCCTTCTTGATGGATCtaataaa GAGAATTCTAAGATTGTGGAAATGGTCAAAAATCACGTAATGCTGGGTTCTACTATTGTAACAAATGAAATGTTGTATCCATTATTGCATAATTTACCTGGAATAGGAGAAGTCATAAGCACAGAAGCATTGATGAATTTGGACATAAATCATGATCATAagtctttaaaaaatttag AAACTATATGGGCAACTACTGTAGAAGCTTGTATTCAATTACAAGATATGTCTACAACTCATGCTGAACAACATCTATATGAACTACAGTGGAGACAGATGTATGGATTTATTGCTCTTCCATCCATGATACAGCAGATTGTTGAGTATACAGCTTACAATAACCCAATATGTCCACCTTTGCCGAGCATATGGCctacaaattaa